CGACGCGTGGACCGGGGTGGGGGCCGCCGCCATGCTCTGCTTCTTCGCCTTCCTCGGTTTCGAAGACATGGTCAACGTCGCCGAAGAGGTCCGCGACCCGAAGCGCACCCTGCCGCGCGCGATCGGCGCGACGTTGCTCGTGACGACCGGGCTCTATCTGGTGACGGCGCTCGCCTGCGTGCTGAGCGTGGCACCGCAGGAGCTGGCGCGATCCGACGCGCCGCTCCTCCTCGTGTTCGAACGCAACGGCGGCGCACCGCTGGCGCTCGGGTGGATCGCGCTGCTCGCCATGCTCAACGGGGCCCTCGTCCAGATCGTCAAAGCGGCGCGGGTGCTCTTCGGGCTCGCCGATGTCGGCGCCCTGCCCCGCCCCCTCGCCTCGGTCCACCCACGCACCCGCACGCCGGTCCGATCCACGGCGCTCGTCCTGGTGATCGCCGCGGCACTGGCGATCGGGCTGCCCGTCGAGACGCTGGCCGTGGGAACGTCGGGCGTCACGCTGTTGACCTTCGCCCTCGCCAACCTGGCGCTGATCCGGCTGCAGCGAAGCCCGACGCCCCCCGACTGCTTTACGACGCCCCGCTGGATCCCGGTCGCAGGCTTCGGACTCACGTTCGGTCTCGCGACCTTCGGCGCCTGGCAGACGCTGGGGACGGGCTGAACGCGACCGGTGAATGCGTGGTCGCGTCGTGTCCGGGCGACTCAGGTCGTGCTCTGAGGACTCAGGTCGAGCCCTGAAAACTCACGTCGGGTTCGGCGGCCAGTCGACTCCGGCGCCTTCCGCGAGCGAGAGGATCAAGGCCTGGGTGCCATCGCGCGCGTGTCCGCTCTCGGCAAGCGCGGTGTAGAGCTCACGCGCGAGACGCGCCCCGGGGAGGTCGATGCCCATCCGCGCCGATTCGGCGAGCACGATGCCCAGGTCCTTCACGAAGTGCTCGACGTAGAAACCCGGCGCATAGTCACCGGCGATCATGCGCGGTGCGAGCCCCGAGAGCAGGAAGCTGCCGGCAGCCCCCTTTGCCACGGACGCGAGCACGGTCTCGGGATCGAGTCCCGCGCGCACCGCGTACACCAGCGCCTCGCAGACGCCGATCATGTTGTTCGCCACCAGGGTCTGGTTGACTGCCTTCGTGTGTTGACCCGCGCCCGGCGCGCCCTGGTGCACAACGGTCTGGCCCATCACCTGGAAGGCGGGCTCCACGGCGGCGAAGGCCGCGGCGTCGCCGCCCACCATGATCGAGAGGCGCGCCTCGCGGGCGCCGACATCGCCCCCGGACACGGGCGCGTCCAGCGCCGCGCAACCGCGCGCGCTCGCCGCCGCCGCGATCTCTTCCGCCAGCGCGGGCTCGCTCGTCGTCATGTCGACGACAATGCCACCGGGTGCCAGCCCGGCCAGCACGCCGTCTTCGCCGAGCACCACCTCACGGACGTCCCGCGGCAGGCCCACCATCGTGAACACCACGTCGCTCTCGGCGGCCACGGCGCGCGGGGATCCGACCCACGCGGCACCCTTGGCGACGGCGGGTTCGGCCTTCGTCTCGGAGCGCGTGAACACCGTCGCCGCGTAGCCCGCCGCCTGCAGGTGCCCACACATCGGTGCGCCCATCACCCCCAGGCCGATCCAGCCCACGCGCGTTCTGCCCGGCGCCAGCCCCTCCACGGGCTACTCGGCAGCCACGTCGAAATGGTCCGAGTAGAAGCGCAGCGCGCCGCGCCGCTCCTCCGCATCGAGGCCCAGGTCTTCGAGGACGTAGCGGATGGTGCCGTGCCGGCCGCGCGGGTGGGCGTCCATGAAGCGCTGCATCGCGGAGAGCGCATCCTCGGTGAGCGGGTGACCCGCGAACGCCAGCACCCGTTCGACCATCGCCACGTCGTCCTTCATGAATTCGCGAAAGTGGACGTCGAAGACCTGGTCGTCGGGGATGGCTGCGCGCCCTTCGATCGATCCACGCAGCAGGTCTTCGACCCGCGCGCTCCAGATCCGACCGATCCGGTGCGGATCGACGGACGCGGCGCTCATGCGGTGGCCGTAGGCGAGCATCGTGCAGAGCGACGCGGTGATGCGCAGGGGGTCGCGGTGGGTCTGGACGACGCACGCGTCGGGGAACACCTCGATCAACGGCTCGAGCTGCTCGAGATGCTGGGGGCTCTTCAGGATCCAGCGCTTCGGCCCACGCAGCCACTGGAGCGCCTGCAGGCAGCGCCGCAGGTAGCGGTAGGCGGGACGCTGATCGCTCTGCTTGTACCAGCGCACGTAGCTCGGGATCTCGCAGCTCGACTCGAAGAGCATCGTCGAGAACGCGATCGCGAGCAGCTGGATCTCTTCGTGGACCGCGTCGGGCTCCATCTCGTGCATGGCTGGGAAGAGCGGCATCACCTGATGCAGGAAGTCGAGGGCCTTCCCACAGCGCACCCAGCGCGGGTCCTGGGCGTCGCCGGTGGCCGTCTCCTTCGGATCGGGGAAGGGCTCGAGGCTCTCCCAGTACGGCAGGCTCCGAAGCGAGGGGTCCTGGGAAATCAGGTTGTGGAGGTGGGTGGTGCCCGTCCGCGGGAGGCCCGCGATGATGATCGGGCGCTCGATCCGCTCTTCGGCGATCTCCGGGTGGCGCCGGAAGAGCTCGGCCAGCCGCAGTCGGCTGGTCAGCAGCTGCAGGATCAGGCTCCGGTTGCTGAAGCGTCCGAGCACGTGGAGGCCCGCCTCGCGGTCCAGGGCGTCGCACAGCACTTCGAAGGGCGCGCGGAAGTCGTCCTCGCCGAAGTCGTCGAGCTGATTCTTGCGGCGGGCGGTGTCGAGCAGGTTCTCGGGGTCGAGCGAGATCAGGCGCGGCGCCAGCGGACGCCCCAGTCGGTTGATCGCCCGGACGGGGAACGGCAGCTGCGGCGCATCCAGATCGGGGATGCGGATCGGCTCGGACATGGGTCGACGGCGCCTCCTGGGCCTCCCATTCCAGCGCAGGCCGTGCGTGGGCGCCAAAGCGAACAGGCGGACGTGACCTCCGTGGAAGCCGAGGGCGTGGGCGGCGTAGACTGGCGCCCCGACCTCGAGGAGTCCCCATGGCCAACGATCGCCCGCTCGCCGGGCTGCGTGTCATCGATCTTGCCGACGAGAAGGCCGAGCTCAGCGGCCGTCTGCTCGCCGACTTCGGCGCCGACGTGATCCGCGTCGAGGCCGCGAGCGGTGCGCGCTCGCGAACCATCGGTCCCTTCCACGAAGGCGAGAGCCTCCACTTCGCCTACCGCAACGCGGGCAAACGCGGCGTCGTGCTCGACCTGGACGATGCGTCCGGACGCGAGCAGCTCGACGCGCTCCTCGCGGGTGCCGATGTCTTGATCGACTCCGCGCGGCCCGACGCCCTCCCCGCTCGCGGGCTCGAGCCCGCACGCCTCACCGAGCAGTTCCCCCGCCTCATCACCCTGCAGGTGACGGACTTCGGGTTGAGCGGCCCCTACCGCGATTGGGTCGGCACCGACGCCGTCCTCGAAGCGATGGGCGGCCTGCTCTGGAAGGCCGGCGTCGCCCACAAGGAGCCGCTGCTCCCGCCCACGCCCCTCGCGTACGACCTCGCGGGCATCGTCGGTGCGTTCGCGGTGCTGCTCGCGCTCCACCACCGTGAAGACACGGGCTACGGCCAGCACATCGACTTCCCCGTGCTCCAGGCCGCGGCCCAGGCAACCGACTGGTCGTTCTGCAGCGCCTCGGTACAGATGGCCCAGGGTGGCCGGCCTGTCGAGGTCCGCGCGGGCTCCGGACCGCTCTACACGATCTACGCCTGCAAGGGCGGCTACGTGCGGCTGGTGATCCTCTCCCCGCGTCAGTGGCGCGCCATGTGGGAGTGGCTCGGAGAGCCCGAGGCCTTCGCGGATCCCTTCTTCGAGAGCTTCATCGCCCGACTCCAGAACGCCGATGTCTTGATGCCGCTCTACACCGAGCACTTCTCGACGATGACGATGGACGAGGTGTCGGCCGAGGCCCAGCGCCGCGGCATCGTCTGCACGCCCGTCCTGCGTCCCGAAGAGGTGCTCGCAAACGAGCACCTCCAGTCGCGCGGCACCTTCGCCGCGAACGAGTGGGCGAAGGGCATCGAGGGGCCGATGCCGAGCGGCTTCCAGGAGATCGACGGCGTCCGTCAGGGTCCGCGCAGTCGTGCGCCCGAGCCCGGCGAGCACCAGGAGGCCGTCTTCGCCGATCTCCCCTCCCCCCAGCCCGCCCCGTCCGAGCCGCGGCCGGCGCCGAGCCTGCCGCTATCGGGCCTGCGCGTGCTCGACTTCGGGATCGGCGGCGTCGGCGTCGAAGGCTGCCGGATGCTGGCCGACTACGGCGCCGACGTCATCAAGGTCGAGACCGAGACCTACCCGGACTTCATCCGCGTCGTGCTCAGCACGCCGATCTCGCCGTCCTTCGCGTCGTCCTCGCGGACGAAGCGCGGCTTCGGCGTGAACCTGAAGAAGCCCGAGGGCCTCGCCCTGGTGCACAAGCTCATCGAAGACGCCGACGTCATCATCGAGAACTCGAAGACCGGCGCGATGGACGAGATGGGCGTCGGCTACGCGAAGGTGAAGGAGCTGAACCCGCGCTGCGTGATGATCAGCAGCCAGCTGCTCGGCTCCCACGGCGCGTGGAAGGATTGGATCGGCTACGGCCCGAGCACCCAGCCGATCGGCGGCATGGTCCATCTCTGGAACTACGATGACCAGGAAGACCCCGCCGGCTCCACCGCCATCTTCCCGGACCACCTCGCGGGCCGCGTGGTGGCGATCAACGCGCTCGCCAGCCTGTGGGCACGCCGCACCACCGGCGTGGGCGCCCACTCGGAGGTCGCCCAGGTCGAGACCGTCGTCGGCGTGCTGGGCGATCTGCTCGGGAAGGCGGCCCTCGAGCCGGGCTCGGTCGGGCCGCGCGGCAACAAGACCGATCGGGGCGCGCCCTGGGGTGTCTTCCCCTGCGCCGGCGACCAGCAGTGGTGCGTGATCAGCGTGCGGGACGACGCGGACTGGGCTGCGTTTGCGCGGGCGATCGGCAATCCGGACTGGGCCCAGGATGCCGGCTTCGCCACGGCCGCAGGTCGTCTCGCCGAGCGCGACGCCCTCCACGACCACGTGCGGACCTGGACCGCGGAGCGCACGAAGCAGGAGGTCGCCGAGACGCTCCAGGCCGCGGGTGTTCCGGCGGGACCGATGTTCACCGGAGCCGATCAGGTCGAGGACGCCCACTTGTTGGAGCGCGGCTTCGTGCGCTGGATCGATCAACAGGTCATCGGCCGCATGGCCTTCGAGGGTCCGGCGTTCGCGGCCTCGGGGATCTCGGAGATCCAGGAGTTCCAGGCACCGCTCTCTGGCGAACACACTCGCGAGATCTGTCGGGAGCTCGGGGTGGACGACGCCGAGGTCGAGCGGCTGCTCGCGCTGGGCGCCCTCGAGGAACCGAAGCCGGCCTGAGCATCCACGCCCCGGAGGCCTGCTTGTCGAACTCAGCGATTCGAGTCGGTGCGCTCGCAGCGCTGTTTCTCGCTGCGATGTCGGGCTGCGCGGGCTCGGCCCAGACCCGCGAGGTCCCGATCGGCAAGTCCCGTGTCATCTCGGACCCGCGCGGCCAGTTCACGACGCGCCTCGGGCTGCCCCACACCATCGACGAGATCGAAGACGGGAGCGTGCGCATCCAGATCCCGCTCGAGGGCTCGCCCGTCCCGATGTACTGCTTCGTGCTGCGCAAGCCCACCGA
The genomic region above belongs to Myxococcota bacterium and contains:
- a CDS encoding NAD(P)-dependent oxidoreductase — encoded protein: MGWIGLGVMGAPMCGHLQAAGYAATVFTRSETKAEPAVAKGAAWVGSPRAVAAESDVVFTMVGLPRDVREVVLGEDGVLAGLAPGGIVVDMTTSEPALAEEIAAAASARGCAALDAPVSGGDVGAREARLSIMVGGDAAAFAAVEPAFQVMGQTVVHQGAPGAGQHTKAVNQTLVANNMIGVCEALVYAVRAGLDPETVLASVAKGAAGSFLLSGLAPRMIAGDYAPGFYVEHFVKDLGIVLAESARMGIDLPGARLARELYTALAESGHARDGTQALILSLAEGAGVDWPPNPT
- a CDS encoding CoA transferase; amino-acid sequence: MANDRPLAGLRVIDLADEKAELSGRLLADFGADVIRVEAASGARSRTIGPFHEGESLHFAYRNAGKRGVVLDLDDASGREQLDALLAGADVLIDSARPDALPARGLEPARLTEQFPRLITLQVTDFGLSGPYRDWVGTDAVLEAMGGLLWKAGVAHKEPLLPPTPLAYDLAGIVGAFAVLLALHHREDTGYGQHIDFPVLQAAAQATDWSFCSASVQMAQGGRPVEVRAGSGPLYTIYACKGGYVRLVILSPRQWRAMWEWLGEPEAFADPFFESFIARLQNADVLMPLYTEHFSTMTMDEVSAEAQRRGIVCTPVLRPEEVLANEHLQSRGTFAANEWAKGIEGPMPSGFQEIDGVRQGPRSRAPEPGEHQEAVFADLPSPQPAPSEPRPAPSLPLSGLRVLDFGIGGVGVEGCRMLADYGADVIKVETETYPDFIRVVLSTPISPSFASSSRTKRGFGVNLKKPEGLALVHKLIEDADVIIENSKTGAMDEMGVGYAKVKELNPRCVMISSQLLGSHGAWKDWIGYGPSTQPIGGMVHLWNYDDQEDPAGSTAIFPDHLAGRVVAINALASLWARRTTGVGAHSEVAQVETVVGVLGDLLGKAALEPGSVGPRGNKTDRGAPWGVFPCAGDQQWCVISVRDDADWAAFARAIGNPDWAQDAGFATAAGRLAERDALHDHVRTWTAERTKQEVAETLQAAGVPAGPMFTGADQVEDAHLLERGFVRWIDQQVIGRMAFEGPAFAASGISEIQEFQAPLSGEHTREICRELGVDDAEVERLLALGALEEPKPA
- a CDS encoding APC family permease, whose translation is MSDTDPQRLRRSIGWGGLVLYGLGTTIGAGIYALIGVIAGRAGMQAPIAFCVASGIAALTAASFAELSSRFPRAGGEAIYVLEGLGSQRLATAVGVLVALAGIVSAATVTRSFAGTLNALVAVPHLAATLGAILTVGAVAAWGIRESVWAASLMTLLEIAGLVWVVGSAGDAWASLPLRLPELWPSGLDAWTGVGAAAMLCFFAFLGFEDMVNVAEEVRDPKRTLPRAIGATLLVTTGLYLVTALACVLSVAPQELARSDAPLLLVFERNGGAPLALGWIALLAMLNGALVQIVKAARVLFGLADVGALPRPLASVHPRTRTPVRSTALVLVIAAALAIGLPVETLAVGTSGVTLLTFALANLALIRLQRSPTPPDCFTTPRWIPVAGFGLTFGLATFGAWQTLGTG
- a CDS encoding sulfotransferase — translated: MSEPIRIPDLDAPQLPFPVRAINRLGRPLAPRLISLDPENLLDTARRKNQLDDFGEDDFRAPFEVLCDALDREAGLHVLGRFSNRSLILQLLTSRLRLAELFRRHPEIAEERIERPIIIAGLPRTGTTHLHNLISQDPSLRSLPYWESLEPFPDPKETATGDAQDPRWVRCGKALDFLHQVMPLFPAMHEMEPDAVHEEIQLLAIAFSTMLFESSCEIPSYVRWYKQSDQRPAYRYLRRCLQALQWLRGPKRWILKSPQHLEQLEPLIEVFPDACVVQTHRDPLRITASLCTMLAYGHRMSAASVDPHRIGRIWSARVEDLLRGSIEGRAAIPDDQVFDVHFREFMKDDVAMVERVLAFAGHPLTEDALSAMQRFMDAHPRGRHGTIRYVLEDLGLDAEERRGALRFYSDHFDVAAE